A genome region from Thalassotalea euphylliae includes the following:
- a CDS encoding AAA family ATPase, translating to MYTSFFGLNDIPFSIAPNPDYLFLGDRHKEALSHLSYGLGDTGGFVLLTGEVGTGKTTISRRLLEQLPENTQVAFILNPTLSCLELLATICDELNVRYKKTGTTLKYLTDKIQQKLLSNQAEGINTLLIIDEAQHLQPEVLEQLRLLTNLETNTKKLLQVVLIGQPELQQLLQRRDLRQLAQRITARYHLLPLTRKEVALYIKHRLTVADCHRQLFKPSAIALIHKISKGIPRLINLLCDRALATAYGNNDSVVNRKTVLTASEQALGSEFHLTPWWQKKSLIAASIAANLAIVVAGAYWFGGYYQTQTQAETSTVNEAANEVANKDLSGSNAKLSSQKPVDESSSEQATLVESSELAQDVVQVSLNQSTQPEVLPAKVASVEIVPANMQNELANNNANLEQATERNLKPQSASEPIPAAEQNLDFDLSQLEGVSPELLAKVQQAVDDTEQQQPLAPAAPESPVPSLLDMPSHIQNSVPAMTFEVHIFATDGNGWVRVNGRERYEGDVVAGRVVLAQINQEDVVLELDGQQFSLPALSSW from the coding sequence ATGTACACAAGTTTTTTTGGTCTTAATGATATCCCGTTTTCGATAGCACCTAATCCTGATTATCTATTCTTAGGTGATCGTCATAAGGAAGCCTTGTCGCATTTGAGCTATGGCTTAGGTGATACGGGCGGTTTTGTTTTATTAACCGGTGAAGTCGGGACAGGGAAAACCACTATTAGTCGCCGTTTACTGGAGCAGTTGCCAGAAAACACCCAAGTCGCCTTTATTTTAAACCCGACGCTCTCTTGTTTAGAGCTATTGGCCACCATTTGTGATGAGCTTAACGTTCGCTATAAAAAAACAGGTACCACGCTTAAGTACTTAACCGACAAAATTCAGCAAAAGCTGCTGAGTAATCAAGCAGAAGGCATTAATACTTTACTGATTATTGATGAAGCGCAGCATTTGCAACCGGAAGTGCTAGAACAGTTAAGGCTGTTAACTAACTTAGAAACGAATACCAAAAAGTTGCTACAGGTGGTGTTAATTGGCCAGCCAGAGCTACAGCAGTTGTTGCAACGTCGTGATTTACGCCAATTAGCGCAGCGCATTACCGCCCGTTATCATTTGCTGCCATTAACGCGCAAAGAAGTCGCGCTTTATATTAAACACCGTTTGACGGTTGCAGATTGCCATCGTCAATTGTTTAAACCAAGCGCGATTGCCTTAATTCATAAAATCTCAAAAGGTATTCCACGGCTAATTAACTTACTCTGTGATCGCGCCTTGGCCACGGCGTATGGTAATAATGACTCTGTGGTTAACCGCAAAACTGTGCTCACTGCCTCTGAGCAAGCGTTAGGTAGCGAATTTCACTTAACGCCTTGGTGGCAGAAAAAGTCATTAATCGCAGCGAGCATTGCGGCAAACCTAGCGATTGTGGTTGCTGGTGCCTACTGGTTTGGTGGCTACTATCAGACACAAACTCAAGCGGAAACAAGTACTGTAAATGAAGCAGCTAATGAAGTGGCTAATAAGGATCTAAGTGGCAGCAACGCTAAGTTATCAAGTCAGAAACCAGTCGATGAAAGTAGTAGCGAGCAAGCTACATTGGTTGAATCAAGCGAGCTAGCACAAGATGTAGTTCAAGTGAGTTTGAACCAATCAACACAGCCGGAAGTATTGCCAGCTAAAGTGGCGTCGGTTGAAATAGTACCTGCTAATATGCAAAATGAATTGGCGAACAATAATGCTAACCTAGAGCAAGCGACTGAACGAAATTTGAAGCCTCAATCCGCATCTGAGCCAATACCAGCCGCTGAACAAAATTTGGATTTTGATTTAAGCCAACTAGAAGGGGTGTCACCAGAATTACTCGCTAAAGTTCAGCAGGCGGTAGATGACACCGAGCAGCAACAGCCGCTAGCTCCAGCTGCTCCTGAATCGCCAGTACCTTCGTTATTAGACATGCCGAGCCATATTCAAAATAGCGTACCGGCTATGACCTTTGAAGTTCATATTTTTGCCACTGATGGCAATGGTTGGGTCAGGGTCAATGGTCGAGAGAGATATGAAGGTGATGTGGTTGCTGGCCGTGTGGTATTAGCGCAAATCAATCAAGAAGACGTTGTGCTAGAGCTTGATGGCCAACAGTTTTCACTGCCAGCCTTAAGCTCTTGGTAA
- a CDS encoding multifunctional CCA addition/repair protein, protein MVTKLADLEVYLVGGAVRDQLLGRKVLEHDYMVVGASQQQMLDLGFQQVGKDFPVFLHPETKDEYALARTERKQGQGYTGFICYAEPDVTLEQDLIRRDLTVNAMAQAPNGDLIDPYHGQQDLDNRILRHVSPAFSEDPLRVLRVARFAARYHQYGFTIADDTLELMTNIATSGELKALSAERVWKEMERALTEPNPEVFIEVLRACGALKELWPELDKLWGIPNPVEHHPEICSGEHTMLVLKQAVKLSAEPKVRFAALCHDLGKGLTPEAKWPKHYGHELAGVKVIEQVAARLKVPNDYKLLAAKVSQFHLNVHRAFELKPSTVLKLLEQCEYQRKPELLANILLVCRADSLGRMGAEHNDYPQADYIAELANVGKQVIAKPFVEQGLQGKAIKEAMTAAKINVIAEKKAELLAKLS, encoded by the coding sequence ATGGTAACTAAACTAGCTGACTTAGAAGTCTACTTGGTCGGCGGCGCAGTGCGCGATCAATTACTCGGCCGTAAAGTGCTCGAACACGACTATATGGTGGTGGGCGCCAGCCAACAGCAAATGCTTGATTTAGGCTTTCAACAAGTTGGTAAAGACTTTCCTGTATTTTTGCATCCAGAAACAAAAGATGAGTATGCCCTAGCGCGCACTGAGCGTAAGCAAGGGCAAGGTTACACTGGCTTTATTTGTTACGCCGAGCCAGATGTTACCTTAGAGCAAGATCTAATCCGCCGTGATTTAACCGTCAATGCCATGGCGCAAGCGCCAAATGGTGACTTAATCGATCCCTACCATGGCCAGCAAGACCTCGACAATCGCATTCTTCGCCATGTATCACCTGCGTTTAGTGAAGACCCTCTGAGGGTATTACGCGTTGCTCGCTTTGCCGCGCGTTATCATCAGTACGGTTTTACCATTGCCGATGACACTCTAGAGCTAATGACTAACATAGCAACTAGTGGTGAACTGAAGGCATTATCAGCAGAGCGTGTTTGGAAGGAAATGGAGCGGGCACTAACTGAGCCTAACCCGGAAGTATTTATTGAGGTGCTAAGAGCCTGTGGTGCTTTAAAAGAACTTTGGCCAGAGCTAGATAAACTGTGGGGCATTCCTAATCCTGTCGAACACCACCCTGAAATCTGTTCAGGCGAACATACTATGTTAGTGCTGAAACAAGCTGTAAAACTGTCAGCTGAGCCGAAAGTTAGGTTTGCCGCCCTTTGTCATGACCTAGGCAAAGGCTTAACCCCCGAAGCAAAATGGCCAAAACATTACGGTCATGAACTGGCAGGCGTCAAAGTTATAGAGCAAGTCGCGGCGCGTTTAAAAGTGCCTAACGATTACAAACTATTAGCAGCTAAAGTCTCGCAGTTTCATCTTAATGTGCATCGCGCATTTGAGCTTAAGCCAAGCACAGTATTAAAACTGCTAGAGCAGTGTGAGTATCAACGTAAACCTGAGCTATTAGCGAATATTTTGCTCGTTTGCCGAGCCGATAGCCTAGGCCGGATGGGCGCAGAGCATAATGATTACCCACAAGCAGATTATATCGCCGAGTTAGCTAATGTGGGTAAACAAGTGATTGCTAAACCTTTCGTTGAACAGGGCCTGCAAGGTAAAGCAATTAAAGAGGCGATGACTGCTGCTAAAATCAACGTAATCGCTGAGAAAAAGGCAGAATTATTGGCAAAGCTAAGCTAG
- a CDS encoding alpha-amylase family glycosyl hydrolase has protein sequence MMKLNKPLVLSSMALSVTLALSACNDSNNSNESDNNTSIVEQENTSTLAHYLNRDIQDDVFYFVMPDRFHNGDTANDLGSENIAISRGGFDKTSKSYYHGGDIKGLTDKIPYLKEMGITAIWLTPILRNQAVQGDVSGYHGYWVLDFTEIDPHLGTNADLKRFIDTAHDENIKVFFDIITNHTADVIRYKECHGEGETAFSDGEQQCEYKSLAQVAAGDKYTPFVPDGMENLKVPSWLNDTKYYHNQGDSTFQGENSIYGDFFGLDDINTDDPEVVAGLTEVFKDIITEFKPDGFRIDTVKHVNIEFWQAFSPALVEHAKSQGLPKFFMFGEVFDGNPDVLSRFTTEGKVPSVLDFGFAFAVRNVLVDQKGTSELANLFAQDVKYRDHDSDENQLLNFVGNHDFGRFAWYLQQSEHNYVEAEKLARLTLAHQMMYFLRGIPVTYYGTEQGFVGDGGNHDSRQDMMPSQVASYNDDDLLGTDKTTEDDNFDQLHPLYLALKEMAEIYQAHPVLRYGQQQVVHSNDKAEIFAVTRTLPSGEQYLVAFNTANHTSNANILLSQNVEKLIYQSGAAEGNSQSNQLNLNMAPLSVAIFQLSN, from the coding sequence ATGATGAAACTTAACAAGCCTCTCGTCCTCTCAAGCATGGCCTTGAGCGTGACGCTAGCACTTTCCGCCTGTAACGATTCAAATAACTCGAACGAAAGCGATAATAATACTTCGATTGTCGAGCAAGAAAACACTTCGACGCTCGCGCACTACTTAAACCGTGACATTCAAGATGATGTGTTTTATTTCGTCATGCCGGATCGCTTTCACAACGGTGATACTGCCAATGACCTAGGCTCCGAGAACATTGCAATTTCACGTGGCGGCTTTGATAAAACCAGCAAAAGTTACTATCACGGCGGTGACATAAAAGGCTTAACCGACAAAATTCCTTACCTAAAAGAAATGGGCATTACCGCCATTTGGTTAACCCCTATTTTGCGCAATCAAGCAGTGCAAGGTGATGTATCTGGCTACCACGGCTATTGGGTGCTCGATTTCACGGAAATAGACCCACACCTAGGCACAAACGCTGATTTAAAGCGCTTTATCGATACCGCACACGATGAGAACATTAAAGTATTCTTCGATATTATTACCAACCACACAGCTGATGTGATCCGCTATAAAGAATGCCATGGTGAAGGCGAAACTGCCTTTTCTGATGGCGAACAGCAGTGTGAATATAAGTCGTTGGCACAAGTTGCCGCAGGCGATAAGTACACACCGTTTGTGCCAGATGGTATGGAAAATCTAAAGGTACCTAGCTGGCTAAATGACACTAAGTACTATCACAACCAAGGTGATTCTACGTTCCAAGGTGAAAATTCTATTTATGGCGACTTCTTTGGTTTAGACGATATTAACACTGATGATCCAGAGGTAGTGGCGGGTTTAACAGAGGTATTCAAAGACATTATCACCGAATTCAAGCCTGACGGTTTTAGAATAGACACAGTTAAGCACGTAAATATTGAGTTCTGGCAAGCATTCTCGCCTGCCCTAGTTGAACATGCAAAATCGCAAGGTTTGCCCAAGTTCTTTATGTTCGGAGAGGTTTTCGATGGGAACCCTGATGTCTTGAGTCGATTCACCACCGAAGGCAAAGTGCCATCGGTACTCGATTTCGGCTTTGCCTTTGCGGTTCGCAACGTTTTAGTAGACCAAAAAGGTACAAGTGAATTAGCTAATTTGTTTGCGCAAGATGTTAAATATCGCGATCACGATAGCGATGAAAACCAACTACTTAATTTTGTCGGCAATCATGACTTTGGCCGATTCGCTTGGTATTTGCAGCAAAGCGAGCACAACTACGTTGAGGCAGAAAAACTTGCGCGTTTAACGTTAGCCCATCAAATGATGTACTTCCTGCGTGGTATCCCTGTGACCTACTATGGCACAGAACAAGGCTTTGTTGGTGACGGCGGCAACCATGACTCACGCCAAGATATGATGCCATCGCAAGTGGCGAGTTATAACGATGATGACCTGTTAGGTACAGATAAAACCACCGAGGATGACAACTTTGACCAATTGCACCCTTTGTATTTAGCGCTTAAAGAAATGGCAGAAATCTATCAAGCTCACCCTGTACTGCGCTACGGTCAGCAACAAGTTGTTCATAGCAATGACAAGGCTGAGATTTTTGCCGTGACGCGCACTTTGCCATCGGGCGAGCAATATTTGGTAGCGTTTAATACTGCCAACCACACTAGTAACGCCAATATATTGCTGTCGCAAAATGTCGAGAAGTTAATTTATCAATCCGGGGCAGCAGAGGGTAATTCGCAAAGTAACCAATTAAATCTAAACATGGCACCACTTAGCGTAGCAATTTTCCAATTGTCAAACTAG
- a CDS encoding alpha-glucosidase family protein, which yields MQQQPWWRGAVIYQIYPRSFMDANNDGIGDLQGIIAKLPYIKSLGVDAIWISPFFKSPMKDFGYDISDYRDIDPMFGTMADFDKLMADAKAKDIKVIIDQVLSHTSDQHPWFLESRESRDNAKADWYVWADANQDGSPPNNWLSIFGGVAWQWEPRRQQYYLHNFLTEQPDLNFHNPEVRKHVLDNVEFWLKKGVDGFRLDAINFCFHDKLLRDNPAKAIEDRKGRGFSEDNPYAFQYHYYNNTQPENVEFMEEIRALMDKYPGVVTLGEISSEDSLQTMAEYTEGDKRLHMAYSFELLTEDCSPKYIRDTIEELETNMADGWPCWAIGNHDVQRVATRWNKHDKTKANPAQVNMFNAMLASLRGSVCSYQGEELGLVEAELTFEQLQDPYGITFWPTFKGRDGCRTPMPWHTNEQHGGFTNAEQPWLPVVDSQLASAVDAQQGVAGSMLSRYQGFMAWRKQQGELLYGDIEFLEASDSVLAFTREFEGQKVLAVFNFSDAAQCYQLGQVQLLEQLSGHGFDAVQADEKQVELTAYGAAYFRLK from the coding sequence ATGCAGCAACAACCTTGGTGGCGCGGCGCCGTTATCTATCAAATTTATCCTCGTAGTTTTATGGATGCCAATAACGATGGCATTGGTGACCTGCAAGGTATTATTGCCAAACTTCCTTACATCAAAAGCTTAGGTGTCGATGCGATTTGGATTTCACCGTTTTTTAAATCACCAATGAAGGACTTTGGTTACGACATTAGTGATTACCGTGATATTGATCCTATGTTTGGCACCATGGCTGACTTTGATAAGTTAATGGCTGATGCGAAAGCCAAAGATATTAAAGTTATCATTGATCAAGTCCTTAGCCATACATCAGATCAGCACCCTTGGTTTTTGGAAAGTCGCGAGAGCCGAGACAATGCCAAAGCTGATTGGTATGTGTGGGCTGATGCCAATCAAGACGGTTCACCGCCGAATAACTGGTTGTCGATTTTTGGTGGCGTAGCTTGGCAATGGGAGCCAAGACGTCAACAGTACTACTTGCACAACTTTTTAACAGAGCAACCCGATCTTAACTTCCACAACCCTGAAGTACGCAAGCATGTGTTAGATAACGTTGAATTTTGGTTGAAAAAAGGCGTTGATGGCTTCCGTTTAGATGCGATTAACTTCTGTTTCCACGATAAGTTATTACGCGATAATCCTGCTAAAGCCATTGAAGATCGCAAAGGCCGTGGCTTTAGTGAAGACAACCCTTATGCCTTCCAATATCACTACTACAACAATACTCAGCCAGAAAATGTTGAGTTCATGGAAGAAATCCGCGCCTTAATGGATAAGTACCCAGGTGTGGTGACGCTAGGTGAAATTTCCTCTGAAGATTCACTGCAAACCATGGCTGAGTACACAGAAGGTGATAAGCGTTTGCACATGGCGTATAGCTTTGAGCTGTTAACGGAAGATTGTTCGCCGAAATACATCCGCGACACCATTGAAGAATTAGAAACCAATATGGCGGACGGCTGGCCGTGCTGGGCAATCGGTAACCATGATGTGCAACGTGTCGCCACACGTTGGAATAAGCATGACAAAACCAAAGCAAATCCTGCTCAGGTAAATATGTTTAATGCAATGTTAGCTTCGCTACGCGGCAGTGTGTGCAGTTATCAAGGTGAAGAACTCGGTTTGGTTGAAGCTGAGCTAACCTTTGAGCAGTTGCAAGACCCTTACGGTATTACCTTTTGGCCAACGTTTAAAGGCCGTGACGGTTGTCGTACACCTATGCCATGGCACACCAATGAACAACATGGTGGATTCACTAATGCTGAGCAACCTTGGTTACCTGTTGTTGATAGCCAACTTGCCAGTGCCGTTGATGCTCAGCAAGGTGTTGCGGGTTCAATGTTGAGTCGTTACCAAGGCTTTATGGCGTGGCGCAAGCAACAGGGCGAATTGCTATACGGTGATATTGAATTCCTCGAAGCGAGCGATAGCGTGCTAGCCTTTACTCGAGAATTTGAAGGGCAGAAAGTACTCGCGGTATTCAATTTTTCAGATGCCGCTCAGTGCTATCAGTTGGGTCAAGTACAATTGCTTGAGCAACTATCAGGACATGGTTTCGATGCCGTGCAAGCAGATGAAAAGCAAGTTGAATTAACAGCCTACGGCGCTGCATATTTCCGCCTAAAATAG
- a CDS encoding HD-GYP domain-containing protein — protein MPSDQLANDNSSKFNEIDINQLRPGMYVKSISFQDKGFILKSEGYVLSASKVMQLKAAGIKKLIIDPAKQKAAEQIDKVMPNITSSPLTKLNKVGNHKSVSLEDELKNAKSLYGNAKDIQKKILGTVQADRSLDAEEVRETTDAMVDSIFRNQDALACLSRLHSKSDYLSEHALNCSILMAIFAKHLKLDREIIEQLTLGAFLHDVGKVFIPNDILDKPGALNDKEQKLVQTHVALGAKILEDTPHISHIAMTCIREHHERLDGSGYPRQLKDDDISKYGKMMAIVDSYGAMISDRCYQKAVHPTAAFKTLTQESSTAYDEELVEKFIQCLGVYPVGTLVQLNSGKIGLISEINQTKPTHPIVKVFYNARLNQTIPIEDIDLSKSKYRDQIDKCIRPEEFNLNLMSFFKTAFEA, from the coding sequence ATGCCAAGTGATCAATTAGCTAACGACAACTCATCTAAATTCAACGAAATCGACATCAACCAGCTTCGTCCTGGTATGTATGTTAAATCTATCTCCTTTCAAGATAAGGGCTTTATTCTAAAGTCTGAAGGCTATGTGCTGAGTGCTAGCAAAGTGATGCAGCTCAAAGCGGCCGGCATCAAAAAACTGATTATCGACCCAGCTAAGCAAAAAGCTGCTGAGCAGATTGATAAGGTAATGCCCAACATTACCTCTAGCCCACTAACCAAGCTTAATAAAGTGGGGAATCACAAGTCGGTATCGCTGGAAGACGAGCTTAAAAATGCCAAATCACTGTATGGCAACGCAAAAGACATACAAAAGAAAATTCTCGGCACTGTACAAGCTGACCGCTCACTAGATGCCGAAGAAGTGCGTGAAACCACCGATGCTATGGTGGATTCCATTTTTCGCAACCAAGATGCGCTGGCTTGCTTATCACGTCTGCATTCTAAAAGTGACTACCTTTCTGAGCATGCGCTAAATTGCTCTATTTTGATGGCGATTTTTGCTAAGCACTTAAAGCTTGATCGCGAGATTATTGAGCAACTTACCTTGGGCGCTTTCCTGCATGATGTTGGCAAGGTGTTTATTCCAAACGATATTTTAGATAAGCCAGGCGCGCTTAATGATAAAGAGCAAAAGTTAGTGCAAACTCACGTTGCTTTGGGCGCTAAAATACTCGAAGACACGCCGCATATTTCTCATATTGCGATGACCTGTATTCGCGAACATCATGAACGCCTTGATGGCAGTGGCTACCCTCGACAGCTAAAAGATGACGACATCAGCAAGTACGGCAAAATGATGGCGATTGTCGACAGCTACGGTGCGATGATTTCAGATCGTTGTTATCAAAAAGCGGTGCACCCAACAGCGGCATTTAAAACCTTAACGCAAGAGTCGTCAACCGCTTACGATGAAGAGTTGGTTGAGAAATTTATCCAGTGCTTGGGGGTTTATCCAGTTGGTACGCTCGTACAGCTTAACAGCGGAAAAATTGGCTTAATTTCAGAAATTAACCAAACCAAGCCAACTCACCCAATTGTTAAAGTGTTTTATAACGCGCGCTTAAATCAAACCATCCCCATTGAAGATATTGACTTAAGCAAGTCGAAATATCGCGATCAAATCGACAAATGCATTCGCCCAGAAGAATTTAACCTAAATTTAATGAGCTTTTTCAAAACTGCGTTTGAAGCATAG
- the leuD gene encoding 3-isopropylmalate dehydratase small subunit, with product MEKFSTHTGLVVPLDVANVDTDQIIPKQFLQKTERVGFGQHAFHDWRYLDAEGTQPNPEFILNAPQYQGASILLARENFGCGSSREHAPWALQEYGFKVIIAPSFADIFYANCINIGIVPVKLSSEEINELFQQCNGDTKSLTVDLVNNKVSLNETCYTFSLDKFHQYCLENGVDSVGWTLKKIDAIEAYEGKLASWQ from the coding sequence ATGGAAAAATTTTCAACCCATACTGGTTTAGTCGTCCCCTTAGATGTTGCTAACGTTGACACCGACCAAATTATCCCAAAACAGTTTTTGCAAAAAACCGAGCGCGTTGGCTTTGGCCAACACGCCTTTCACGATTGGCGCTACCTGGATGCTGAGGGTACTCAACCTAACCCTGAGTTTATTTTAAACGCGCCACAATATCAGGGGGCAAGTATTTTGCTTGCTCGTGAAAACTTTGGTTGTGGCTCTAGTCGTGAACATGCGCCTTGGGCATTGCAGGAATATGGCTTCAAGGTGATTATCGCACCAAGTTTTGCCGACATTTTCTACGCCAACTGTATAAATATTGGTATCGTGCCGGTAAAACTGAGCAGTGAAGAAATTAACGAATTATTTCAACAATGTAACGGCGACACAAAATCGTTGACGGTAGATTTAGTTAATAATAAAGTCTCGCTTAACGAGACCTGCTACACTTTCAGCTTAGACAAGTTCCACCAGTACTGTTTGGAAAATGGTGTTGATAGTGTTGGTTGGACATTGAAGAAAATCGATGCCATTGAAGCCTATGAAGGTAAGCTAGCGAGCTGGCAATAA
- a CDS encoding TonB-dependent receptor plug domain-containing protein encodes MSTTFRAGALALAVGAALGTAPAYAFDDDAAVEEVEKIVVVGSRAAPRSIADSAVPVDIVGGDELGKSASSDMLDQLVSSVPSFNVRAQPISDAATLIRPVNLRGLSSDSTLVLVNGKRRHRASVIAFQGGGVNDGAQGPDISVIPSVALKQVEVLRDGAAAQYGSDAIAGVMNFVLKDDADGGSLSIKRGEFYEGDGATTTIDGNIGMPFTDDGSVNLSFQYKQADATSRSVQRADAQGIFDAGNTAIQNPAQIWGNPEIDDDITLFGNVKLDLGDDKEFYLFGNYAERDVTGGFYYRNPHNRGNVYSIDGGQTLLVGDVGFATDGVPTCTLSNAYAEAFLGGDGSSSSVSANVGNVLNTQAYQDLVADPNCFSMNQIFEGGYTPQFGGNITDTSLTAGVKGDIQSGFLEGWYFDLSGSVGRNESDFFLKNTLNPSLGLATPVDFDTGKYIQLEKTFNFDLVKGVDIGLEEPLNVATGIEFREESFEIIAGEEASWVAGPYAEQGFNIGSHGFAGFSPAAAGRNDRRNWAAYVDLEAYLTDDFMVGGALRWEDFNTFGSTTNYKLTAQYSLTEEVSLRASTSTGFRAPTVGQANVVNTATSLVNGELIQSFLAPPTDPLSSFYGGRELDPEESESYAAGLVYSSGDFFLTIDAYSIEVTDRLAQSSQIDVLPEDYDELRARGVQNPELISAVTFFANDFDTTTRGVDIVANYSMSLMGGDTQFALAYNFNETEVDEFNPETVSEGKVRRLEEGMPDHRATFTVSQSWDEVAAFVRLNYFGEYYAVHADDTSDLFSETADAAVTVDVEASYFINDMFTVSVGASNIFDQEAEELQNGVPEILGAQYYESGPFDYNGGFYYAKLTYNF; translated from the coding sequence ATGTCTACTACATTCCGTGCTGGCGCATTAGCCTTAGCCGTGGGCGCTGCGCTGGGTACAGCTCCAGCCTACGCGTTCGATGATGATGCCGCCGTTGAAGAAGTTGAAAAAATCGTTGTTGTTGGTTCACGTGCTGCGCCACGTTCAATCGCCGACTCTGCTGTTCCCGTTGATATTGTGGGTGGTGATGAGCTAGGTAAGTCTGCTTCGAGCGATATGCTTGATCAGCTGGTAAGTTCAGTACCGTCGTTTAACGTACGTGCTCAACCTATTTCAGATGCTGCTACGCTAATTCGTCCAGTGAATTTACGTGGCTTATCGTCAGATTCAACCCTAGTTCTTGTCAATGGTAAGCGTCGTCACCGTGCATCAGTTATTGCCTTCCAAGGTGGTGGTGTTAACGATGGTGCCCAAGGTCCTGATATTTCAGTTATCCCTTCAGTTGCATTAAAGCAAGTAGAAGTGCTACGTGATGGTGCTGCGGCTCAATACGGCTCTGATGCAATTGCTGGTGTAATGAACTTCGTTTTAAAAGACGATGCCGATGGTGGTTCACTGTCGATTAAACGTGGTGAATTTTACGAAGGCGACGGTGCTACAACGACTATCGATGGTAACATCGGTATGCCATTTACTGATGATGGCTCGGTTAACTTAAGCTTCCAATACAAGCAAGCTGATGCAACTAGCCGCTCTGTTCAGCGTGCCGATGCTCAAGGCATTTTTGACGCTGGTAACACGGCAATTCAAAACCCTGCACAAATCTGGGGTAATCCTGAAATTGACGACGATATCACTTTGTTTGGTAACGTTAAGTTAGATTTGGGTGACGACAAAGAATTCTATCTATTTGGTAACTACGCAGAGCGTGATGTTACTGGTGGCTTCTACTACCGTAACCCTCATAACCGCGGTAACGTATATTCAATTGATGGTGGCCAAACGCTATTAGTGGGCGATGTTGGTTTTGCAACTGACGGTGTACCAACTTGTACATTGTCTAACGCTTATGCGGAAGCCTTCCTAGGTGGCGACGGCAGCTCATCAAGTGTTTCTGCAAATGTTGGTAACGTATTGAATACGCAGGCGTATCAAGATTTAGTTGCAGATCCAAACTGTTTCTCAATGAACCAAATTTTCGAAGGTGGTTACACGCCTCAATTTGGCGGTAATATTACGGATACATCACTAACTGCAGGTGTTAAAGGTGATATTCAATCGGGCTTCTTAGAAGGCTGGTATTTTGATTTAAGCGGCTCAGTTGGTCGTAACGAATCTGATTTCTTCTTGAAAAACACCTTAAACCCTTCACTTGGTCTAGCGACTCCAGTTGATTTCGATACTGGTAAATATATTCAGTTAGAAAAAACCTTTAACTTTGATTTAGTTAAAGGTGTAGATATCGGTTTAGAAGAACCATTAAACGTAGCAACCGGTATTGAATTCCGTGAAGAAAGCTTTGAAATTATTGCCGGTGAAGAAGCGTCTTGGGTCGCTGGTCCATATGCAGAACAAGGCTTTAACATCGGTTCACACGGTTTTGCTGGTTTCTCTCCAGCAGCGGCTGGACGCAACGACCGCCGCAACTGGGCAGCTTATGTTGATTTAGAAGCATACTTAACTGACGACTTTATGGTTGGTGGTGCACTACGTTGGGAAGACTTCAACACCTTTGGTAGCACAACCAACTACAAGTTAACGGCGCAATACTCGTTAACTGAAGAAGTGTCATTACGTGCTTCAACAAGTACTGGTTTCCGTGCACCGACGGTTGGTCAAGCAAACGTGGTTAACACAGCAACGTCACTTGTGAACGGTGAGCTAATTCAAAGCTTCTTAGCGCCACCAACAGATCCTCTATCTTCTTTCTACGGTGGTCGTGAACTAGACCCAGAAGAGTCAGAATCATATGCAGCGGGTCTTGTTTACTCATCAGGTGATTTCTTCTTAACGATTGACGCCTACAGCATCGAAGTAACTGACCGTTTAGCACAGTCTAGCCAAATTGACGTGTTGCCAGAAGATTACGACGAGTTACGTGCACGTGGTGTACAAAACCCTGAATTAATCTCTGCGGTAACATTCTTCGCGAACGATTTCGATACTACCACTCGCGGTGTTGATATTGTTGCTAACTACTCAATGTCGTTAATGGGCGGCGATACGCAATTCGCGCTTGCTTATAACTTTAACGAAACGGAAGTAGATGAGTTCAACCCTGAAACGGTTAGTGAAGGTAAAGTTCGTCGTTTAGAAGAAGGTATGCCAGATCACCGTGCAACCTTCACGGTTAGTCAAAGCTGGGATGAGGTTGCTGCTTTCGTTCGCTTGAACTACTTCGGTGAATACTACGCAGTGCATGCTGATGATACATCAGACTTGTTCTCAGAGACTGCTGATGCGGCAGTAACGGTAGATGTAGAAGCTAGCTACTTTATTAATGACATGTTCACTGTATCAGTTGGTGCAAGTAACATCTTTGACCAAGAAGCTGAAGAGCTACAAAACGGTGTTCCTGAGATCTTAGGTGCGCAGTACTACGAAAGTGGTCCATTCGACTACAACGGTGGTTTCTACTACGCGAAGTTAACGTACAACTTCTAA